Proteins encoded within one genomic window of Plasmodium cynomolgi strain B DNA, chromosome 11, whole genome shotgun sequence:
- a CDS encoding hypothetical protein (putative) — MGFSENPKFFLLVKKVLKKWKFIGITLSVVGFAYLCVFNKFSKKADLDSLIFSQFPGNSNLDKTHEDFLNYTSRYFSNYGSKEDIIDVINEYIRSMSPFVQTVKRRIRAKDGAKHGAKGGSKGGIKGDILVSTVPCKFCNNMENIIVVINFDYKERKNFHAISVGLTLINYFQSCNYMSKDIIFLFTNKEWLYSLGVQKFVEDFLYSNDVSNGRKALSRSAIIIEFDSVYPSHIHINYEGLNGLLPNLDFILLLTNELIYYNIPVKVESPHHAIFDMALERGYEKGHVYFLRENIAAFTAAGVSKIPLKNKMINLFNFTKAMESFIRSQSNTPEGFCHSSNFYFFDTIRRRVPISVYCYSVYLICAYAILKLLKGSILRSYTNLIVGLYGYVKTIFIISLPIYLFSTNDKIYELLSLEKKLPLCTEWHPDRYEVYVEIAHYWWEILILSVIVALVFNYVISCMVKKISNVNKYKKVQKIEKIVLLDKIKKLNNKINSIIGITHFYSNLNNEEVLASWGDISKLTKPKIVHSDDEEFLREKENRAVVKRLQDELDEVEKTLQLFDGGNVLYIFNSSVAPYSSIMNSMNCFYFIFVVLLSSLYNWSYSALFSVLFVIPVSILHNAKTNRKKVIQKTIILAFILLGLALVYPYEGFILSARHKLIRHLTNGFAKCQKYLAKSKLADTKYFPDFLEFLCSNKIFEPLHLNKYYLNNQDIKFNYSNDIKNEVLLNLYSMARNHYCIGSQVMCGSYSKTVTRFIYSFVINKKNYIGGPI; from the exons atggGGTTTTCGGAGAACCccaagttttttttgttggtcaaaaaggttttaaaaaagtggaaatttATAGG AATCACCCTATCCGTCGTGGGCTTCGCTTACCTTTGCGTGTTCAACAAATTTAGTAAAAAGGCCGACCTGGACTCGCTGATTTTCTCGCAATTTCCAGGAAATTCCAACTTAGACAAAACTCATGAGGACTTTCTAAACTACACGAGCAGGTATTTTTCCAATTATGGATCCAAGGAAGATATAATAGAcgtaataaatgaatatatcaGAAGCATGTCCCCGTTTGTTCAAACGGTGAAACGCAGGATAAGAGCAAAGGATGGTGCAAAGCATGGTGCAAAGGGTGGCTCAAAGGGTGGCATAAAGGGTGACATACTGGTCAGCACTGTGCCGTGCAAATTCTGCAACAacatggaaaatataatcgTTGTGATAAATTTCGATTacaaggaaagaaaaaattttcacgcCATTTCAGTTGGTTTAACGTTAatcaattattttcaaagCTGCAATTATATGAGTAAggacattatatttttgttcaccaaCAAGGAATGGCTATATTCTTTAGGAGTGCAGAAATTTGTCGAAGATTTTTTGTACAGTAATGATGTAAGCAATGGCAGGAAGGCCCTCTCCAGATCGGCCATCATAATAGAATTTGATTCTGTGTACCCttcacatatacacataaattaTGAAGGCCTAAATGGGCTTTTGCCCAACCTGGACTTTATCTTGCTGCTGACCAATGAGTTAATCTACTACAACATTCCTGTGAAAGTGGAATCTCCCCACCACGCGATCTTTGACATGGCGTTGGAGAGGGGCTACGAGAAGGGGCACGTCTACTTTTTGAG GGAAAACATTGCAGCCTTCACCGCCGCAGGCGTGAGTAAGATCCCgctgaaaaacaaaatgataaatttgtttaactTCACCAAGGCGATGGAAAGTTTTATAAGGAGCCAAAGCAATACCCCCGAAGGGTTCTGCCACTCgtccaatttttattttttcgatacCATCAGAAGGAGAGTACCCATCAGTGTGTACTGCTACAGTGTCTACTTAATATGTGCCTATGCCATTTTGAAGTTACTAAAAGGATCCATTCTACGAAGCTACACAAATCTCATAGTGGGTCTCTACGGGTATGTaaaaaccatttttataatttcattgcccatatatttattttcaacgaatgataaaatatacgAGCTGCTGAGCTTGGAAAAGAAACTCCCACTATGCACAGAATGGCACCCAGATCGATACGAAGTTTACGTGGAAATAGCTCACTACTGGTGGGAAATCCTCATTCTATCAGTTATAGTGGCCCTTGTTTTTAACTACGTAATTTCGTGCatggttaaaaaaatcagcaatgtgaataaatataagaaggtccaaaaaattgagaaaattgTCCTTTTAGACAAGataaaaaagttgaataataaaataaatagtaTAATTGGGATAacccatttttattccaaCTTGAATAATGAGGAAGTTTTAGCTAGCTGGGGTGATATTTCCAAATTGACTAAACCGAAAATTGTGCATAGTGATGATGAGGAGTTTCTTCGCGAGAAGGAAAACAGAGCAGTGGTTAAGAGGCTGCAAGACGAATTGGATGAGGTGGAGAAGACGTTACAACTATTTGACGGTGGTAATGTcctgtacatttttaacagcTCCGTCGCGCCGTATTCCTCCATAATGAATAGCATGAACtgtttttacttcatttttgttgtgcTCCTGTCGTCg CTGTACAACTGGTCCTACTCAGCTCTCTTCAGCGTGCTCTTCGTGATTCCCGTGTCTATCCTCCATAACGCAAAGACAAATCGGAAGAAAGTGATCCAGAAGACCATCATTTTGGCGTTCATTCTGCTGGGACTAGCGCTGGTGTATCCCTACGAGGGCTTCATTCTG AGTGCAAGACACAAACTGATCAGGCACCTAACAAACGGATTTGCAAAGTGCCAGAAATACTTGGCAAAGTCAAAGTTAGCAGACACGAAGTACTTCCCTGATTTTTTGGAATTCCTATGCTCGAACAAAATTTTCGAGCCCttacatttaaataaatattacttaAACAATCAGGACATCAAATTTAATTACAGCAATGACATTAAGAACGAAGTTTTGCTAAATCTGTACAGCATGGCTAGAAACCATTACTGTATTGGTTCGCAAGT CATGTGTGGGAGCTACTCTAAAACGGTGACGCGATTTATTTACAGCTTCGTTATTAACAAGAAGAATTATATTGGGGGTCCCATTTAA
- a CDS encoding hypothetical protein (putative), which produces MALNPTLIQGQEFLFPANKGSEFTYLRREDVKMKLYLPDRTIKEDGMIFLTSIRLVFIKNERSRTNANFISVEFPLNLIEKPKFEQPVFGLNYLSGVVKPLMDHPNSLKSPCKWNIVFLNGQCSSFLNYFFKVYDAARKNRPLGALSEFNEQFFSSSNAYVDPSDPTFLYINEPNPESLYNTQGMTQNHYISPNNESNQDVPVYKRPYVPQNSSNSGSNNMQSYNQPNYMGSYDYGSGRGPYGHQSYGPSGANGSGYASQSYEPPNYAHANSNVLSHYNQQGNRNAYPSQENTMSHYNQHSGFVSYDQLDNRNAYDQQNGNSAPHGQRMHPLYNQPNNQQYNPAYNEQLNNLHNQNGGTSTYPSNQQSGERNGGQTNN; this is translated from the exons atGGCGCTAAATCCGACACTAATTCAAGGCCAGG AGTTCCTCTTCCCTGCCAACAAAGGATCAGAGTTCACATACCTGCGAAGAGAAGACGTCAAAATGAAGCTCTACCTCCCCGACAG AACGATAAAGGAAGACGGAATGATTTTCCTTACGAGCATACGTTTGGTATTCATCAAGAATGAACGGAGCAGAACGAACGCAAATTTCATATCGGTAGAGTTCCCACTAAATCTGATTGAGAAGCCAAAATTTGAACAGCCCGTTTTTGGGTTGAATTACCTGTCTGGTGTAGTGAAGCCGTTAATGGATCATCCCAACAGTCTAAAGAGTCCCTGTAAATGGAATATCGTTTTTCTCAATGGGCAGTGTAGTAGCTtccttaattatttttttaaagtatatGATGCTGCGAGGAAAAACAGACCATTAGGTGCCCTGAGCGAATTTAatgagcaatttttttcaagtagTAATGCATATGTGGATCCCAGTGACCCCACCTTCTTATATATAAACGAACCCAACCCAGAGAGTCTTTACAATACACAGGGAATGACCCAAAATCATTACATATCTCCAAACAATGAGAGCAATCAAGATGTGCCAGTGTATAAGAGGCCATACGTTCCTCAGAATAGCAGTAATAGTGGTTCGAATAACATGCAGTCTTATAATCAGCCAAATTATATGGGAAGCTACGACTATGGCAGTGGCAGAGGGCCCTACGGCCACCAGTCATATGGGCCAAGTGGGGCTAACGGGTCAGGATATGCGAGCCAGAGTTATGAACCCCCCAATTACGCACACGCAAATAGCAACGTATTGTCTCACTACAACCAGCAGGGTAACAGGAATGCCTACCCCAGTCAGGAAAATACAATGTCACATTATAATCAACATAGTGGGTTTGTAAGTTATGATCAGCTAGATAACAGGAATGCTTATGACCAACAGAATGGGAACTCTGCACCTCACGGCCAACGAATGCACCCACTGTATAATCAACCCAACAATCAGCAATACAATCCTGCATATAATGAGCAGCTTAACAATCTGCATAATCAGAATGGGGGTACCTCCACTTATCCTTCGAACCAACAGTCGGGGGAGCGTAACGGTGGACAGACAAATAACTAG
- a CDS encoding DNA repair endonuclease (putative), producing MYPLYYEKKIVKKLIQHDSLILLADGFNELNILAIFIFYYQNKCLWYEKCAEEQNVFFELYEPPGGGTTREDPPMEEHKMEVANIANEKNENIIPTETIPPGNQNKLIFILNVSPKEYNLFLKYQLGLYDEMSKLDRQFNDRVKINYLKTEYIRNQKSNERIELYIKRGVYFISSNILLIDMLTFKIIPEIIDGIFLCKNHKLVYNMKEVFITELYRKRNKYGFIKGISNNKRLVNSQHIVNLSQKLSIKKVYCYPRFHKNVHISLNNNFLQPTIYEINMELPSDINTMEENLLNLIHYLNLEIKKYHTFTDFDINALIYSDSAENYTMNYIKSKNLTYNTKKLLKEIIVLTQVLNNLYVYDHVVFDNYLNNIKEADKESIWLYCNEANDIFFLSRERKINFLKALNMNLELDITKQDNVPLVLHKLQHEGKYFHKAYEVKRTQSELYSWIHELVYRRDIHIKEFKKMTQKGQRNIASAENILPSTRKRGAERSTQGDLPNTALLLKRPKGGDPHEDSKKVSASNAAALQKEQSEMELGKRDLQMVTSQKGSRAQVKVKIEQRTPEKHDPGVHTEEPRNANGKVSAPDGGTQTDASKGASKGSSQDALQDASQDESQNSASAGLREPKIKREKRRSDTGEENPKINDQSNNDSRNNEARSVAEKTEHVEVDKVDYPIAIIVDNFYTQKEIYNLLLHKNDNTADDMNLFRQSEEQIRELYISDNSYNSSSSSSEDYFQKKKNAMHSNNVDYYIPYKLIKNKTTSLKFIKPHVYILCINKNYDMVYTPDSFIEDCSIKIDTINENTWKGGSPFTQEGESPCKGRDNTTKVASSEEDTTRLKKNYASSKRSYDDLFQINEYCGNLDFLELFLMKVKPCRIILTKLDLSIFRNVEIYCARLFQHNVYKLCGQSCFPEVMKYEENSWMYDNIGEAQPFLKREQGGSPQGARAKRCSREAASKEAKQGANKGSSKGSSKEGHKGTSKGTSKGTNKDANKGTSKEGNKPANKGTNKPASTIHFADRAARTFSTLETLSTLCNAVEVFLVFYKNNILYNKYLNDVKVEKTNWLKFIENKNNFKFQVDRNVFNKNKDLFKKVVDSYFMFQKRFQQKKKNLFNFNKALCEEFKNFQEVKLDDQVENKAAFLSNLNTNYISMEEEEIFMHNYRNKTSKKNDMALSNLDEKTISQIRQVLEKFSIDSFNLNFILYSIFNNTKPIVIVDIRELKSDLSYKLYTSKMHIIPYSLLVGDYILTKDICVERKTIVDLIQSLNNNRLYNQINQMSKYYSIYVLLIEFNTKHLFYFSSLSDKNSIYTKLIILCLQFSRLKILWSPFSLFTVKLFWSLKINAEQPDIFKSLHIDLTLERDAHQQLGRDSRRGKAQPLPTTQLIPTTTPLPTAQPLPTTQPPPTAQPLPTAQPLPTTQPLPTAQPPPTAQPLPMSNSPHGEASEPLLDPPTQAEQPSQNALERLDSSADKNSDNENEYQSDPYKYETINDLFDKNLTPLPKEEGNSYALKRMDSVTNWNALEILKALPGVTEKNMHLIINNVNSLRDLCEKTVEQLEAYMSKSNAKMLHEFLNTDAT from the exons ATGTACCCTCTCTACTACGAGAAGAAAATCGTGAAAAAACTCATACAGCACGACTCCCTGATTCTCCTGGCAGATGGATTTAACGAGCTGAACATCCTAgccatattcattttttactaccAGAACAAGTGCCTGTGGTATGAGAAATGCGCAGAGGAGCAAAACGTCTTCTTTGAGTT GTATGAACCCCCTGGGGGAGGCACCACGAGGGAGGACCCCCCCATGGAggagcacaaaatggaagtagCAAACATAgcgaatgagaaaaatgaaaacatcaTACCAACTGAGACGATCCCACCCGGGAATCAAAACAAACTGATATTCATCCTGAACGTGTCTCCAAAGGAGTATAACCTCTTTTTGAAGTACCAACTAGGTCTGTACGATGAGATGAGCAAATTGGACCGCCAATTTAACGATagagtaaaaataaactacCTTAAGACAGAGTATATAAGGAACCAAAAATCAAACGAAAGAATCGAGTTGTATATAAAGAGAGGAGTCTACTTCATCTCATCCAATATACTCCTAATCGACATGTtaacatttaaaattatcCCAGAAATAATTGATGGTATCTTCCTGTGCAAAAATCACAAACTGGTCTATAACATGAAGGAAGTATTCATCACGGAGTTGTACAGAAAGAGAAACAAATATGGCTTCATAAAAGGAATTAGTAACAACAAAAGGTTAGTAAATAGTCAGCATATAGTAAATTTAAGTCAAAAATTGAGCATTAAAAAGGTCTACTGCTATCCGagatttcacaaaaatgtacatatctCACTAAATAACAACTTTTTACAACCAACCATTTACGAAATAAACATGGAACTCCCATCCGATATCAACACCATGGAAGAAAACCTACTCAACTTAATACACTACCTAAATttagaaattaaaaaatatcataccTTTACTGATTTTGATATAAATGCACTCATATATTCTGACAGTGCTGAAAATTACACAATGAACTACATCAAGAGCAAAAACCTAACCTacaatacaaaaaaattgttaaaagaaattattgtCCTTACTCAAGTACTTAACAATTTGTACGTCTATGACCACGTCGTTTTTGATAACTACCTTAACAATATCAAGGAGGCAGATAAAGAATCCATATGGCTCTACTGTAATGAGGCTAatgatattttctttttatctaGAGAGAGGAAGatcaactttttaaaagctCTTAACATGAACCTAGAGTTGGATATCACCAAGCAGGACAACGTTCCCCTTGTCCTCCACAAACTGCAGCacgaaggaaaatatttccacaAGGCCTATGAAGTCAAGCGGACGCAGAGTGAACTCTACAGCTGGATACACGAGTTGGTTTACCGACGTGACATACACATCAAGGAGTTTAAAAAGATGACCCAAAAGGGGCAGCGTAACATCGCCAGTGCAGAGAATATCCTACCTTCTACACGCAAAAGGGGAGCGGAGCGATCAACGCAGGGAGACCTCCCCAACACGGCCCTCCTCCTCAAGAGGCCCAAAGGGGGCGACCCCCACGAGGACTCCAAGAAGGTGAGCGCATCCAACGCAGCAGCTTtgcaaaaagaacaaagcgAAATGGAGCTAGGTAAAAGGGACCTCCAAATGGTTACCTCCCAAAAGGGGAGCCGCGCCCAAGTCAAGGTGAAAATTGAGCAGCGCACCCCGGAGAAACACGACCCCGGCGTTCACACTGAGGAGCCGCGCAACGCAAATGGCAAAGTGAGCGCCCCTGATGGGGGGACCCAAACGGATGCCTCGAAAGGTGCTTCGAAGGGTTCTTCACAGGACGCTTTACAGGACGCTTCACAAGACGAATCGCAAAACAGCGCAAGCGCTGGACTACGAGAGCCCAAAATAAAGCGAGAAAAGAGAAGGTCCGAcacgggggaagaaaatccaaaaataaatgacCAATCGAATAACGACTCACGTAACAATGAAGCGAGAAGCGTGGCTGAAAAAACAGAACACGTTGAGGTAGACAAAGTAGACTACCCCATCGCAATAATAGTTGACAATTTCTATAcccaaaaagaaatttacaaTCTACTActgcacaaaaatgataacacCGCAGATGATATGAACCTTTTCCGTCAGTCGGAAGAACAAATACGTGAGCTTTACATTTCGGACAACTCGTATAACTCCAGTTCTAGCAGCTCGGAGGATtactttcaaaaaaaaaaaaacgccatgCACTCAAATAATGTCGATTACTACATCCCCTACAAGCTGATTAAGAACAAAACGACATCCCTAAAATTTATAAAGCCGCATGTCTATATACTGTGTATAAATAAGAACTACGATATGGTGTATACACCGGACAGCTTCATCGAGGACTGCTCTATCAAAATTGACACGATTAATGAGAACACGTGGAAGGGAGGCAGTCCATTCACGCAGGAAGGAGAATCACCCTGCAAAGGTAGAGACAACACCACGAAGGTTGCTTCATCAGAGGAGGACACCACTcgattgaagaaaaattacgcaTCTTCTAAACGCAGCTATGATGATCTTTTCCAAATAAATGAGTACTGTGGAAACCTCGACTTTTTGGAGTTATTTTTGATGAAGGTCAAACCGTGCAGAATTATTTTGACCAAACTGGACTTAAGTATTTTTCGTAACGTAGAAATTTACTGCGCGAGGTTGTTCCAGCACAATGTATATAAACTGTGTGGGCAGAGTTGTTTCCCCGAGGTGATGAAGTACGAGGAGAATAGCTGGATGTATGACAACATCGGCGAGGCCCAACCCTTTTTGAAGAGGGAGCAGGGGGGCAGCCCCCAGGGCGCGCGCGCCAAGCGATGTTCCCGCGAGGCTGCAAGTAAAGAGGCCAAACAAGGGGCAAACAAAGGAAGCAGCAAAGGAAGCAGCAAAGAAGGCCACAAAGGAACCAGCAAAGGAACCAGCAAAGGAACCAACAAAGATGCCAACAAAGGAACCAGCAAAGAAGGCAACAAACCTGCCAACAAAGGAACCAACAAACCCGCATCGACGATCCACTTCGCGGACCGCGCGGCGAGAACCTTCAGCACGCTGGAGACCCTGAGCACCCTGTGCAACGCTGTGGAGGTGTTCCTCGTCTTCTACAAAAACAACATCCTATACAATAAATACCTGAACGATgtaaaggtggaaaaaacaaactggCTGAAATTtatcgaaaataaaaataatttcaaatttCAAGTGGACAGAAATGTCTTCAACAAAAATAAGGAtctctttaaaaaagttgTAGACTCCTATTTCATGTTCCAAAAAAGatttcaacaaaaaaaaaaaaatctcttCAATTTTAACAAAGCCCTGTGTGAagagtttaaaaatttccaagAAGTAAAGCTCGACGACCAAGTAGAAAATAAAGCCGCCTTCTTAAGTAACCTCAACACAAACTATATTAgcatggaggaggaagaaatttttatgcacaactatagaaataaaacaagtaaaaaaaacgacatggCACTCTCCAACCTGGATGAAAAAACCATTTCACAGATTCGACAGGtattggaaaaattttctatcGATTCCTTTAATTTGAATTTTATCCTCTACAGCATTTTTAACAACACCAAGCCAATCGTCATAGTAGACATTAGGGAATTAAAATCTGACCTCTCCTACAAACTGTATACGAGCAAAATGCATATCATCCCATATTCCCTCCTCGTTGGGGATTATATCCTCACCAAGGATATCTGCGTCGAAAGGAAAACTATCGTGGATCTCATTCAGTCATTAAACAATAACAGACTGTACAACCAAATTAATCAAATGTCCAAATATTACTCCATCTATGTGTTACTAATCGAATTCAACACAaagcatttattttacttctcCTCCCTTAGCGATAAAAATTCCATCTACACGAAATTAATCATTCTTTGTCTCCAATTTAGTAgacttaaaattttgtggagtcccttttctctttttaccGTTAAGCTTTTCTGGTCGCTTAAAATTAATGCCGAGCAGCCCGACATCTTCAAGTCGCTCCACATTGATTTGACTCTGGAGAGGGACGCCCACCAGCAGCTCGGGAGGGACTCCAGGCGGGGCAAAGCGCAGCCGCTACCCACAACGCAGCTGATACCCACAACGACGCCGCTACCCACAGCGCAGCCGCTACCCACAACGCAGCCGCCACCAACAGCGCAGCCGCTACCAACAGCGCAGCCGCTACCCACAACGCAGCCACTACCAACAGCGCAGCCGCCACCAACAGCGCAGCCGCTACCCATGTCGAATTCCCCCCATGGAGAGGCGAGCGAACCACTCCTAGATCCCCCCACCCAAGCGGAACAACCCAGCCAAAACGCCCTCGAGCGGCTAGACAGCTCCGCGGACAAAAATTCGGACAACGAAAATGAATATCAATCAGACCCCTACAAgtatgaaacaataaatgaCCTCTTCGACAAAAATTTAACTCCCCTGCCAAAAGAGGAAGGGAACAGTTACGCCCTAAAAAGAATGGATAGCGTCACCAATTGGAACGCCCTGGAAATATTGAAAGCCCTCCCAGGtgtaacagaaaaaaacatgcaccTGATCATCAACAACGTCAACTCATTGCGAGACTTATGCGAAAAAACGGTCGAGCAGTTGGAAGCCTACATGAGCAAGAGCAACGCCAAGATGCTCCACGAATTTTTGAACACGGACGCGACGTGA
- a CDS encoding mitochondrial carrier protein (putative), with the protein MQKNFNYYESVIAGYASGIIQKTLSYPLDLLSIRVALGINEKYLRNNSSMFNQKKSILGIIREINSNEGFAGFFKGYLPTLLTGVPYVTLQMLFFDFYKNIFQNYFPNKSNSLSSVAIYSSIAGSLSNLSSLIIVFPGDTVRKRMMNNGIDNRNYIYKNTIHCIKNIYHCEGLRNFYYGLFPSMLKSIPSGAIQFMSYEILKHMMSQA; encoded by the coding sequence ATGCAAAAAAACTTCAACTATTACGAAAGTGTGATAGCGGGCTATGCCTCAGGTATAATACAAAAAACGCTATCGTACCCCCTAGATTTACTAAGCATCAGAGTAGCCCTAggaataaatgaaaaatatttgaggAACAACAGCTCCATGtttaatcaaaaaaaatccatcCTTGGCATCATTCGTGAAATTAATAGTAACGAAGGATTTGCAGGATTTTTCAAAGGGTATTTACCAACCCTATTAACAGGGGTACCTTATGTAACATTACagatgttattttttgatttttataaaaatatttttcaaaattattttcccaaCAAATCAAATTCGCTAAGTTCTGTCGCCATCTACTCCTCTATCGCCGGATCCCTCAGCAACCTCTCCTCCTTAATAATTGTTTTCCCAGGAGACACCGTTCGAAAGAGGATGATGAACAACGGAATAGACAACAGAAATTATATCTACAAAAATACCATTCattgtattaaaaatatctacCACTGCGAAGGGCTCAGAAATTTCTACTACGGTTTGTTTCCCTCCATGTTGAAGTCCATCCCCTCGGGCGCGATACAGTTCATGTCCTACGAAATTTTGAAGCATATGATGTCGCAGGCCTGA
- a CDS encoding mitochondrial import inner membrane translocase subunit Tim9 (putative), producing the protein MEKSLDLSSFNKSDREKIMKKINKAEYEDTMSTYNSIVERCFNECITSFRSKELDNNENNCILNCVKKFSVFSQRIGMKFTQNLNNEMQKKA; encoded by the coding sequence atggagaagtcCCTCGATTTAAGCAGCTTTAACAAAAGCGATAGggagaaaattatgaagaagATAAACAAAGCGGAATATGAAGATACCATGAGCACATATAACTCCATTGTGGAAAGATGCTTCAACGAGTGTATCACATCATTTAGGTCCAAAGAACTCGATAACAATGAAAACAACTGCATTTTAAATTGCGTTAAAAAGTTTTCCGTTTTCTCGCAGAGAATTGGCATGAAATTCACGCAAAATTTGAACAacgaaatgcaaaaaaaggcataa
- a CDS encoding hypothetical protein (putative), protein GAIKRRLSILESNFLTQSDELQTLREHTNALKENSYNVNVVYSIKNALKNVEAITRKKLKSMPIESLCFISSSVANIDKNKFLLEKVAEEVGKQSTKLTPLLVSFLMLSFSKADHKHGSLIYYSLQFFYKYHSFFSVNEVGLLCKALHNFSIKENEFVDVLNGFMLRGLGEGSSEDSGEGRGEDSSEGHRGSNPRGDHFNYNADDGTSSGKQVEKLFFEIEKSIGKSIEKMNYEDQFTNLRSVHMEEEGKSYKDAKERTAGERENKRMYSNFVNFSFIDYENIKKNNYYANNLYNIKMSNKIYINNVIYILEYYAFNLVNIPEILDLFCDFFLKRNINYILYSRIFYAFYLLQYRGNKVYQMIDKFNECQPLYQVMYKERHMEKLLESLIYFYENKTEENKMENIYFYVLSKSYFSFIFNFSKYILTFLFIKNSNYVLHKFLVDIGEISLSRGDYIYLHKPNRLY, encoded by the coding sequence GGAGCCATAAAAAGAAGGCTGTCCATTTTGGAAAGCAATTTCCTCACACAAAGCGACGAACTGCAAACCCTTAGGGAGCATACGAACGCCCTAAAGGAGAATTCGTACAACGTCAATGTGGTGTACTCCATTAAGAACGCTTTAAAAAACGTGGAAGCGATAACgaggaagaaattgaagAGCATGCCGATTGAGTCCTTGTGCTTTATATCTTCTTCCGTAGCAAAcatagataaaaataaattcctcTTGGAAAAAGTCGCAGAGGAAGTTGGTAAGCAGTCGACCAAACTGACTCCCCTGCTGGTGAGTTTTTTGATGCTATCTTTTAGCAAAGCGGATCACAAACATGGAAGTCTAATTTACTACTcgctgcaatttttttataaatatcaCAGTTTTTTTAGTGTCAATGAGGTGGGACTGCTGTGTAAGGCgttgcacaatttttccattaagGAGAACGAATTTGTGGACGTGCTGAATGGGTTTATGTTGAGGGGCCTGGGTGAGGGCAGCAGTGAGGACAGCGGCGAGGGTCGCGGCGAGGACAGCAGCGAGGGACACAGGGGCAGCAACCCGCGTGGAGACCACTTCAATTACAATGCGGACGATGGTACTTCCTCTGGAAAACAGGTGGAGAAACTCTTTTTCGAAATCGAGAAGAGCATCGGTAAAAGCATTGAGAAAATGAATTACGAAGATCAATTCACTAATTTGAGGAGCGTCCATATGGAGGAGGAAGGTAAGAGTTACAAGGACGCAAAGGAAAGGACAGCAGGTGAGcgtgaaaataaaaggatgTATAGTAATTTTGTAAACTTTAGCTTTATtgattatgaaaatataaaaaagaataattattatgcTAACAATTTGtacaacataaaaatgagtaacaagatttatataaataatgtcATATACATTTTGGAGTACTATGCTTTCAATCTGGTGAATATTCCCGAAATTTTGGACCTTTTCtgtgacttttttttaaaaagaaatataaattatatccTGTACTCGAGAATATTTTACGCCTTTTATCTGCTGCAGTACAGAGGGAATAAGGTCTACCAAATGATTGACAAATTTAATGAGTGCCAACCACTGTACCAAGTGATGTACAAGGAGAGGCACATGGAGAAGCTGTTGGAGTcgctaatttatttttatgaaaacaaaacggaAGAGAATAAAATGGAGAACATTTACTTTTACGTTTTGTCCAAGAGCTacttttcattcatttttaatttttcaaaatatattttaacatttttgtttattaaaaatagtaATTATGTGCTACACAAATTTTTGGTTGATATAGGGGAAATATCGTTGAGCAGGGGCGACTACATTTATCTGCACAAACCAAACAGATTGTATTGA